A stretch of the Pedobacter sp. MC2016-14 genome encodes the following:
- a CDS encoding DUF5686 and carboxypeptidase regulatory-like domain-containing protein, translated as MKQILFSLLLACGAFNGLLAQQVKITGTIKDTNGEPVSFASIYLKNTSKGTSANVNGEYALSVDKGGVMLSYRAIGYKPLEQRVEAGENVTNNVVLSPESYTLKDVTISAIAEDPAFEIIRRAIKRRKEHLTEINEFSCGVYIKGLQKLVGAPKKFFGRDIQRTLDLDTNRKGILYLSESQSNYSYRRPNHIKEEMISSKVAGRNNAFSFNKASDLDINFYNNIMLENTLSSRGFVSPVADNALFYYRYKLIGVSVENGETVNKIEVIPRRQHDPVFRGVIYITEDSWRIFGTDLYLIKNTGINLVDTLNITQQFIKVDESYLPSNINFTFNGNVFGFKFEGYYLGVYSNYNLRPEFPEGYFTGEILKITKSVNKRDSLYWFNNRPIPLTVEERTNYLRKDIISKRQESKAYLDSLERVNNKYTLSKLLFSGYGINDRYNKKQLKFDPLLKALFYNTVEGFGIKYGVTYTKELEDRKQYSIRPEIRYGVANETFTANVAANYYYDPIKQANVSVNFGSGIYDLSRYGTMSLLSNSLNGLLFEKNFSKFYQKNFVNVGSTRELATGLQAALNLEYTKNKNLLNNTNFTFWDRESREFTSNNPFTPLTETALFPDYKALTLDATLTYTIGQKYITRPDGKFYQPAKYPQIQANYRKGMSDADYDLISFEVFQERISTGLYGYFSFVAGTGKFLSNNIVYYPDAKHFRGNNSLTSLPNIRKFQFLDFYQYSTTQQYFEAHLEHNFAGLITNKIPLLRKLKLEEVIGGNYLTQPLKKNYKEFYFGLQRLIFRATYGFAYDGNKKVQQGFRISYGF; from the coding sequence ATGAAACAAATTCTATTTTCGCTTTTATTAGCTTGCGGAGCTTTTAATGGATTGCTGGCTCAGCAGGTTAAAATTACCGGAACCATTAAAGATACTAATGGAGAGCCAGTTTCCTTTGCTTCGATTTACCTTAAAAACACTTCAAAAGGTACATCAGCAAATGTAAATGGGGAGTATGCTTTGAGCGTTGATAAGGGAGGTGTAATGCTTTCTTACAGGGCGATAGGGTACAAGCCTCTCGAACAGCGTGTGGAAGCAGGAGAAAATGTTACGAATAATGTGGTGCTTAGTCCTGAATCCTATACACTTAAAGACGTAACTATTAGCGCAATTGCAGAAGACCCAGCATTTGAAATTATCCGCAGGGCCATAAAAAGAAGAAAGGAACATCTTACGGAGATCAACGAGTTTAGCTGCGGGGTATACATTAAAGGCTTGCAAAAGCTGGTTGGTGCACCTAAAAAGTTTTTTGGCAGGGATATTCAGCGTACATTGGATTTGGATACTAATCGTAAGGGGATATTATACCTTTCTGAGTCTCAGTCGAATTATAGTTATAGAAGGCCAAATCACATTAAAGAAGAGATGATCTCCTCTAAAGTGGCTGGCAGAAATAATGCTTTTAGTTTTAATAAAGCCTCTGATCTGGATATCAACTTTTACAATAACATCATGCTGGAAAATACCCTAAGTTCACGTGGCTTTGTTTCTCCGGTAGCAGATAATGCGCTGTTTTATTACAGGTATAAACTGATTGGTGTATCTGTAGAAAACGGGGAAACGGTAAATAAGATTGAAGTTATTCCAAGAAGACAGCATGATCCGGTATTTAGGGGAGTCATCTATATTACGGAAGACAGCTGGCGGATTTTTGGAACAGATTTATACCTGATAAAAAATACTGGAATTAACTTGGTGGACACTTTAAACATCACGCAACAGTTTATCAAAGTAGATGAAAGCTATTTGCCTTCAAATATCAACTTTACTTTTAACGGAAATGTATTTGGTTTTAAGTTTGAAGGTTACTATTTGGGGGTGTACAGTAATTATAACCTGCGGCCTGAATTTCCGGAAGGGTATTTTACAGGAGAAATATTGAAAATTACAAAGTCTGTTAATAAAAGAGATTCTTTGTACTGGTTTAATAACCGTCCGATACCTTTAACAGTAGAAGAAAGAACAAACTATTTGCGGAAAGACATTATAAGCAAACGTCAGGAATCGAAAGCGTATTTGGATTCTTTGGAACGGGTTAATAATAAATATACGCTGAGCAAATTGTTGTTTTCTGGTTATGGAATCAATGATAGATACAATAAAAAGCAATTAAAATTTGATCCTTTATTAAAAGCGCTTTTTTACAATACAGTTGAGGGGTTTGGAATTAAGTATGGGGTAACGTATACCAAGGAATTAGAAGACAGAAAACAATATTCTATTAGACCTGAAATTAGATACGGGGTGGCCAACGAAACATTTACCGCAAATGTTGCTGCTAATTACTACTATGACCCGATTAAGCAAGCCAATGTAAGTGTGAATTTTGGTTCAGGGATATATGACTTAAGCCGGTATGGCACCATGAGTTTGTTGTCTAACTCTTTAAACGGATTATTGTTTGAAAAGAACTTTTCTAAGTTTTACCAAAAGAATTTTGTGAATGTGGGAAGCACAAGAGAGCTGGCTACGGGATTACAGGCGGCTTTGAATTTGGAGTATACAAAAAACAAAAACTTGTTAAACAATACAAATTTTACGTTCTGGGATCGTGAGAGCCGGGAATTCACTTCTAATAATCCTTTTACGCCACTTACTGAGACTGCTTTATTTCCGGACTATAAGGCATTGACGCTGGATGCGACGTTAACTTATACGATTGGTCAAAAATATATAACGCGTCCTGATGGTAAGTTTTACCAGCCCGCAAAATATCCGCAAATTCAGGCCAATTACCGGAAGGGAATGAGTGATGCAGATTATGATTTGATTTCATTTGAGGTTTTTCAGGAAAGGATTAGTACTGGCTTGTATGGTTACTTCTCTTTTGTTGCGGGCACAGGTAAGTTTTTAAGCAACAACATTGTATATTATCCGGACGCCAAGCATTTTAGGGGTAATAATTCTTTAACTTCATTACCCAATATCAGGAAATTCCAGTTTTTGGATTTTTACCAGTATAGTACTACGCAGCAATATTTTGAGGCACATTTGGAACATAATTTTGCAGGCTTAATTACCAATAAGATTCCTTTGTTGCGCAAGCTGAAGTTGGAAGAGGTAATTGGAGGAAACTACCTTACACAGCCGCTTAAGAAAAATTATAAGGAATTCTACTTTGGTTTACAACGTTTGATTTTTAGGGCTACGTATGGTTTTGCTTATGATGGAAATAAAAAAGTACAGCAGGGATTCCGGATCTCTTATGGCTTTTAG
- the kbl gene encoding glycine C-acetyltransferase, with the protein MYKTLQPVLKQELEQIEKDGLYKKERIITTPQAADIKVSTGQEVVNFCANNYLGLSSDARVIEAAKKSLDKYGFGMSSVRFICGTQDVHKELESKISQFLGTEDTILYAAAFDANGGVFEPLFNDQDAIISDELNHASIIDGVRLCKAKRFRYKNADMADLEQQLIAAADSRHKIIVTDGAFSMDGVIAPLDKICDLADQYGALVMIDESHCTGFIGKTGRGTHEHFNVIDRVDIITGTLGKALGGASGGFTSGKKEIIDMLRQRSRPYLFSNTLAPAIAGASVAVLDMLSETTELRDKLENNTKYFREKMTAAGFDIKPGVHPIVPVMLYDAKLAQEFAAKMLEEGIYVIGFYYPVVAQGKARIRVQLSAGHEQHHLDKAINAFTKVGKALGVI; encoded by the coding sequence ATGTACAAAACACTTCAGCCGGTTCTGAAACAAGAGCTTGAACAGATTGAAAAAGATGGATTATACAAAAAGGAACGTATCATTACTACCCCGCAGGCTGCAGATATTAAAGTAAGCACCGGACAAGAAGTAGTTAATTTCTGTGCCAACAACTACCTTGGCTTATCTTCAGATGCACGCGTAATTGAAGCAGCTAAAAAGTCACTGGATAAATATGGATTTGGAATGTCTTCTGTAAGGTTCATCTGTGGAACGCAGGATGTACATAAAGAACTGGAATCAAAAATCTCCCAGTTTTTAGGCACCGAGGATACCATTTTATATGCTGCTGCTTTTGACGCCAACGGTGGGGTATTTGAGCCTTTATTTAATGATCAGGATGCCATCATTTCTGATGAATTGAACCATGCATCAATCATAGATGGTGTGCGCTTATGTAAAGCAAAACGTTTCAGGTACAAAAATGCCGACATGGCAGATCTGGAACAGCAACTTATAGCCGCAGCAGACAGTCGCCATAAAATTATTGTAACAGACGGAGCCTTTTCTATGGATGGCGTTATAGCACCCCTTGATAAAATCTGTGATCTTGCAGATCAATATGGTGCCCTGGTTATGATTGACGAATCGCATTGCACAGGATTTATCGGAAAAACAGGACGCGGTACCCATGAGCATTTCAACGTAATAGATCGCGTAGATATTATTACAGGAACCTTAGGTAAAGCACTAGGCGGTGCTTCAGGTGGTTTTACTTCAGGCAAAAAAGAAATCATAGATATGTTGCGCCAGCGTTCCAGGCCATATTTATTCTCCAATACCCTTGCACCTGCAATTGCCGGCGCCTCTGTAGCTGTATTGGACATGCTAAGTGAAACCACTGAATTACGCGACAAACTGGAAAACAACACTAAGTATTTCCGCGAAAAGATGACTGCAGCAGGCTTTGACATTAAACCCGGTGTACATCCTATTGTGCCAGTAATGTTATATGATGCAAAACTTGCTCAGGAATTTGCCGCAAAAATGCTTGAAGAAGGCATTTATGTAATAGGATTTTACTATCCTGTAGTTGCCCAGGGCAAAGCCCGGATCAGGGTACAACTATCTGCAGGTCATGAACAGCACCATTTAGATAAAGCCATTAACGCATTTACCAAAGTGGGTAAGGCATTAGGCGTAATCTAA
- a CDS encoding aminopeptidase C yields the protein MNNYSMKPLLLAAGLFFSVGTSFAQDNLVNSLKDNQSADSKNKFVFTPVINTEATSVKNQKSSGTCWSYSTNSFLESEMIRMGKKPVDLADLYSARNVYVEKGINYVRMHGALTLGDGGACHDVINMFAKYGAMPQEVYTGNDYGTPANSSDKMNAMTKKILEKAVSGTNGKTDPNWKTKYISTIDSCMGAVPASFTWEGKSYTPQTFAKEVVGINPADYVELSSFTTSPYYQQAVLMVPDNWSFDKVYNVQMDDITKIIDNALKGGFTVAWATDVSEKGFSWKNGVAYVPAKDPKDMTGEERSSLFNGPKPEKEITVEMRQAAFDDYETTDDHGMQITGVAKDQNGKEYYIVKNSWGASNDYKGYLYVTKNFVKYKTTAFLLHKKGIPSDIRKKLAI from the coding sequence ATGAATAACTATTCAATGAAACCGTTATTACTGGCTGCCGGCCTTTTTTTTAGCGTTGGTACTTCGTTTGCGCAGGATAACCTGGTAAACTCCCTTAAAGATAATCAAAGTGCAGACAGCAAAAATAAATTTGTTTTTACACCCGTAATTAATACTGAAGCTACTTCTGTAAAGAACCAAAAATCATCTGGTACTTGCTGGAGTTACAGCACAAACTCTTTCTTGGAATCGGAAATGATTCGTATGGGTAAAAAGCCTGTTGATTTAGCCGACTTGTACAGTGCAAGAAATGTATATGTTGAAAAAGGAATTAACTATGTGCGTATGCATGGTGCTTTAACTTTAGGTGATGGTGGTGCCTGTCATGATGTGATCAACATGTTTGCAAAGTATGGTGCGATGCCTCAGGAAGTTTATACTGGTAACGATTATGGAACACCAGCAAACTCTTCTGATAAAATGAATGCCATGACCAAAAAGATTTTAGAGAAAGCGGTAAGTGGTACAAACGGTAAAACTGATCCAAACTGGAAAACTAAATACATTTCAACCATTGATTCTTGCATGGGTGCTGTGCCTGCAAGCTTTACCTGGGAAGGTAAAAGTTATACCCCGCAAACTTTTGCTAAAGAAGTGGTAGGCATTAATCCTGCAGATTATGTGGAGCTTTCATCTTTTACAACTTCTCCTTATTATCAGCAAGCAGTTTTGATGGTTCCTGATAACTGGTCGTTTGATAAAGTGTACAATGTTCAAATGGATGACATTACTAAAATTATTGACAATGCTTTGAAAGGTGGTTTTACTGTTGCATGGGCTACTGATGTAAGTGAAAAAGGATTTAGCTGGAAAAATGGTGTGGCTTATGTTCCTGCAAAAGATCCGAAAGATATGACTGGTGAGGAACGTTCTTCTTTATTTAATGGTCCAAAACCAGAGAAAGAAATTACTGTTGAAATGCGCCAGGCGGCATTTGATGATTATGAGACTACGGATGATCATGGTATGCAAATTACAGGTGTAGCTAAAGACCAGAATGGTAAAGAATATTACATCGTTAAAAACTCATGGGGTGCAAGCAACGACTATAAAGGTTATTTGTATGTGACTAAAAACTTTGTGAAATATAAAACTACTGCGTTTTTACTGCACAAAAAAGGGATACCTTCTGATATTCGTAAAAAGTTAGCCATCTAA
- a CDS encoding rhodanese-related sulfurtransferase, with protein sequence MENYQTLLYYCYSPIAEAEQFAADHLKFCKSLGLTGRIIVADEGLNGTVSGTKASCAAYMDAVHADERFAKTEFKIDEVAEPSFIKMHCRYKSEIVHSGLRDPNIINPNVQTGKHLEPVEFQKMIDQEDVIILDVRSNYEHNLGRFKNAVTLDIENFRDFPEKINELAKYKDKKVLTYCTGGIKCEKASALLLHHGFSDVYQLHGGIIKYGKEAGGEDFEGKCYVFDNRIAVDINTVNPKVVSTCYNCGKVTPKMINCANPECNEHITQCDDCGESLEGCCSVICTTNPRKRPYDGTGYYVKVPQPVKARL encoded by the coding sequence ATGGAAAATTATCAAACACTACTTTACTATTGCTATTCTCCAATAGCAGAAGCGGAACAATTTGCCGCAGATCACCTTAAATTCTGTAAATCTCTTGGCCTTACCGGTCGGATCATTGTTGCCGATGAAGGCTTAAATGGAACCGTTTCCGGCACCAAAGCATCCTGTGCTGCTTACATGGATGCTGTACATGCAGATGAGCGCTTTGCAAAAACAGAATTTAAAATAGATGAAGTTGCCGAACCTTCTTTCATCAAAATGCACTGCAGGTATAAGTCAGAAATTGTGCATTCTGGCCTTAGAGACCCTAACATCATCAACCCAAATGTGCAAACCGGCAAACACCTGGAACCTGTAGAATTTCAGAAAATGATTGACCAGGAAGATGTAATCATCCTGGACGTACGTTCCAACTACGAACACAATCTTGGCAGGTTTAAAAATGCAGTTACACTAGACATTGAAAACTTTAGGGATTTCCCAGAAAAAATCAACGAACTCGCAAAATATAAAGATAAAAAGGTCTTAACTTACTGCACTGGCGGCATCAAATGCGAAAAAGCATCAGCTCTACTCCTGCACCATGGATTTAGCGATGTATATCAGTTGCATGGCGGCATTATTAAATACGGTAAAGAAGCCGGAGGCGAAGATTTTGAGGGCAAATGTTATGTATTTGACAACAGGATTGCTGTTGATATAAACACCGTAAATCCTAAAGTAGTTTCTACCTGTTACAACTGCGGAAAAGTAACACCAAAAATGATCAACTGCGCTAATCCGGAATGCAATGAGCACATCACCCAATGTGATGATTGTGGGGAGTCATTAGAAGGCTGCTGCTCGGTAATTTGTACCACCAACCCCCGCAAACGTCCTTATGATGGTACCGGTTACTATGTAAAAGTTCCTCAACCAGTTAAGGCACGTCTGTAA
- a CDS encoding dienelactone hydrolase family protein, producing MKLFRGIFLLLLLSALTAHAQDFKKYDKGSYINGEDSIFYRILFPEHFNPQQKYPVVFVLHGAGERGKDNEKQLLHGGPLFLKPENRKQFPAIVIFPQCPAESFWANVQIKQDSTGKRGFSFLTGGKPTKAMHALLGMIDNILDKPYIDKHQVYVGGLSMGAMGTYELLRRKPKTFAASFAICGGDNITNVNKYKKVPLWIFHGGKDAIVPPAFSKEIADQLKIIGKEVKYTFYPEADHNSWDSAFAEPQFLSWLFVHKK from the coding sequence ATGAAATTGTTTAGAGGCATTTTTCTTCTTTTGCTGCTTTCCGCTTTAACGGCACATGCGCAGGACTTTAAAAAATATGACAAGGGAAGTTATATTAATGGTGAGGACAGCATTTTTTACCGCATTCTCTTTCCTGAGCATTTTAACCCTCAACAAAAATACCCGGTGGTATTTGTGCTGCATGGTGCCGGCGAACGTGGCAAGGATAACGAAAAACAGCTTCTACATGGCGGACCACTATTCTTAAAACCCGAAAACAGGAAGCAGTTTCCTGCCATAGTTATATTTCCGCAATGCCCTGCCGAAAGTTTCTGGGCCAATGTACAGATTAAGCAAGACAGTACCGGAAAAAGAGGGTTCAGCTTTTTAACAGGAGGCAAACCAACAAAAGCCATGCATGCACTATTGGGTATGATTGACAATATCCTCGATAAACCATATATTGATAAACATCAGGTGTATGTTGGCGGCTTATCCATGGGTGCTATGGGAACTTATGAATTACTCAGAAGGAAACCTAAAACATTTGCGGCCTCATTTGCCATTTGCGGAGGCGATAACATTACAAATGTAAACAAGTACAAGAAAGTACCTTTATGGATTTTTCACGGCGGAAAAGATGCGATTGTGCCACCTGCCTTTTCTAAAGAGATTGCTGATCAGCTAAAAATCATTGGCAAAGAAGTGAAGTATACCTTTTATCCGGAGGCTGACCACAACAGCTGGGATTCTGCCTTTGCAGAACCCCAATTTCTGTCCTGGTTATTTGTTCACAAGAAATAA
- a CDS encoding YebC/PmpR family DNA-binding transcriptional regulator: protein MGRAFEFRKERKFKRWAKMAVQFTRIGKEIVMAVKDNGPSPETNSRLRTAIQNAKAVNMPKHTVDAAIKRASNKDENGYEEHVYEGYAQHGVAILIETATDNTNRTVANIRSYFSKTGGALGKTGSLDFIFNRKSIFRFLPGEKDMEELEFELIDAGLEELYLESDEEGNDVAVVQTAFEDFGKMQKALEDLGFEMKSAKLERIALSTTDITEEQAVDVIKLIDKLEEDDDVQAVYHNMAE, encoded by the coding sequence ATGGGAAGAGCATTCGAATTTAGAAAAGAGAGAAAGTTTAAGCGATGGGCCAAAATGGCGGTTCAATTTACCCGGATTGGTAAAGAGATTGTGATGGCGGTAAAGGACAATGGTCCAAGCCCGGAGACAAATTCAAGGTTGCGCACGGCTATTCAAAATGCCAAGGCGGTAAACATGCCTAAACATACTGTAGATGCTGCAATAAAAAGGGCTTCTAATAAGGACGAAAATGGCTATGAAGAGCATGTGTATGAAGGTTATGCCCAGCATGGGGTAGCTATTTTAATTGAAACTGCTACAGACAATACCAACAGAACTGTTGCCAATATCCGCAGTTACTTTAGTAAAACTGGGGGTGCTTTGGGTAAAACGGGTTCGCTTGATTTTATCTTTAACCGTAAGTCTATCTTTAGGTTTTTGCCGGGCGAGAAGGATATGGAGGAACTGGAATTTGAATTGATTGATGCTGGTTTGGAAGAACTTTACCTTGAGTCTGACGAGGAAGGCAATGATGTGGCTGTAGTGCAGACTGCATTTGAGGATTTTGGTAAAATGCAAAAAGCGCTGGAAGATTTGGGCTTTGAAATGAAAAGCGCAAAACTGGAGCGCATTGCTTTATCTACTACAGATATTACGGAAGAGCAGGCTGTAGATGTAATTAAACTTATTGATAAGCTGGAAGAAGATGATGATGTTCAGGCCGTGTACCATAACATGGCTGAATAA
- a CDS encoding NAD-dependent epimerase/dehydratase family protein: MIEKILVLGSNGQIGTELVTALRSGYGVDNVVACDIRRPDYDIKNSGPFEFVNVLEKDTLNNIFQKYKPTQVYLLAALLSATGEQNPKLAWDLNMNGLLNILDLAITYKTAKVYWPSSIAVFGPNSPKDLTPQYCVMDPNTVYGISKLAGERWCEYYHQKFGLDVRSIRYPGLISWKAAPGGGTTDYAIHIFHDALKKGSYASFLNAATELPMMYMDDAIRGTIELMDAEAAKISIRSSYNFTGVSFTPEVLATEIRKHIPDFKLSYTENDPRQNIANSWPRSIDDGYAAKDWGWKPEFDLAKMTLDMFENLKSSK, from the coding sequence ATGATCGAGAAAATACTAGTATTAGGCTCTAACGGACAAATTGGAACGGAACTGGTTACTGCCCTTCGCAGTGGCTACGGCGTGGATAACGTTGTAGCATGTGATATCCGCAGACCAGATTACGACATTAAAAATTCCGGGCCTTTTGAGTTTGTGAATGTGCTTGAGAAAGACACATTAAATAATATATTTCAAAAATATAAACCTACACAGGTTTACCTGCTGGCCGCTTTGCTTTCTGCTACTGGTGAGCAAAATCCTAAACTGGCCTGGGACTTAAATATGAATGGCCTGCTGAATATACTTGACCTCGCCATTACATATAAAACGGCAAAAGTTTACTGGCCAAGTTCCATCGCTGTATTTGGCCCAAATTCTCCTAAAGATTTAACCCCTCAGTACTGTGTGATGGATCCTAATACAGTTTATGGAATTAGTAAACTTGCGGGGGAACGCTGGTGCGAGTATTACCACCAAAAGTTTGGTTTAGATGTGCGCAGTATCCGGTATCCGGGACTGATTAGCTGGAAAGCGGCACCTGGGGGCGGAACAACTGATTATGCTATTCATATTTTTCATGATGCATTGAAGAAAGGAAGTTATGCTTCTTTTTTAAATGCGGCAACGGAATTGCCAATGATGTATATGGATGACGCAATAAGGGGTACAATTGAATTGATGGATGCAGAGGCTGCAAAGATTTCTATCCGTTCTAGCTATAATTTTACGGGTGTAAGTTTTACGCCGGAAGTTTTGGCGACAGAGATCAGAAAGCATATTCCGGATTTTAAATTATCTTACACCGAAAATGACCCGCGTCAAAATATTGCCAACAGCTGGCCACGTTCTATAGATGATGGTTATGCGGCTAAAGATTGGGGATGGAAGCCTGAGTTTGATTTGGCCAAAATGACGCTTGATATGTTTGAGAATTTAAAAAGCAGTAAATAG
- a CDS encoding RNA polymerase sigma factor — protein sequence MDEKPGQDEQLFLRLKTGDVLAYEEIYSKYSKFLLQAAYNKLRDKIAAEDLVQNIFISIWEKRASLDIKDTKSYLLGSLKYAVINYIRTKMMEHKYLAFIQKYNLEHTAGFETENVLHALELKDLSHLIEEGISSLPDKTREVFKLSRIEHHSAKKISLELKISEKTVEYHITRSLKLIKAYLKNYLLLALFFFIL from the coding sequence ATGGACGAAAAGCCAGGACAAGATGAACAGTTATTTCTGCGCCTCAAAACAGGCGATGTGCTGGCTTATGAAGAAATTTATAGCAAATACAGCAAATTCCTGCTTCAGGCAGCATATAATAAACTGCGAGATAAAATTGCCGCCGAAGACCTTGTTCAAAATATATTCATCTCCATCTGGGAAAAAAGAGCAAGCCTGGATATTAAAGACACAAAAAGTTATTTGCTGGGCAGCTTAAAATATGCTGTAATCAATTACATCAGAACTAAAATGATGGAGCATAAATATCTTGCGTTTATTCAAAAGTACAACCTGGAACATACAGCAGGCTTTGAAACTGAAAACGTACTCCATGCCCTTGAGCTTAAAGACTTGTCCCATTTGATAGAAGAAGGGATTAGCAGTCTTCCAGATAAAACAAGAGAGGTCTTTAAACTGAGCAGGATTGAACACCACTCCGCAAAGAAAATCTCACTGGAACTCAAAATTTCAGAAAAAACAGTAGAGTACCACATTACCCGTTCCCTTAAGCTTATTAAGGCCTATCTAAAGAATTACCTCTTATTGGCATTATTTTTTTTCATTCTGTAA
- a CDS encoding FecR family protein, with protein MNKESFLDLLDRYQHGNCTENEKRFVAKWYASLNEDDQASLSSTELSSMSRRVLEHLYVGIQQPELRSHKLRTYKISLAAAVAMAMICAFLYAYNYNNAERAFKNKITGTELLHKTNTTASSITITLSDKSQVTLQPKASLTYPAVFNGLKRLVYLKGDAFFSVAKNRQKPFYVYNKTLKVKVLGTSFFVNEAKAQVAVRTGKVQVNENPGRSLFTLPGTKKAPEVVLTPNQEAILNDTQHQIRKSLVAQPIPLSVAYHRTATEDFNFSETRLSQVFEVLSKAYGINILIENSKTQECTFTGDLENKGLYEQLNLICATVSGTYVIKGTSIYVQAKTCN; from the coding sequence ATGAATAAAGAATCTTTTTTGGATTTGCTAGACAGGTACCAGCACGGAAATTGTACAGAAAACGAAAAACGTTTTGTAGCCAAATGGTACGCATCTTTAAATGAAGATGATCAAGCCAGCCTTTCTTCAACAGAATTATCCAGCATGAGCAGACGGGTACTGGAACATCTCTATGTCGGTATACAACAGCCAGAACTGCGCAGTCATAAATTAAGAACATATAAAATAAGCCTTGCAGCTGCGGTTGCTATGGCTATGATCTGTGCATTTTTATACGCCTACAACTACAACAATGCCGAGCGCGCCTTTAAAAATAAAATTACTGGTACCGAGTTACTGCATAAAACAAATACTACGGCTTCCAGTATAACCATTACCTTAAGCGATAAAAGCCAGGTAACATTACAGCCCAAAGCCAGCCTTACTTATCCTGCAGTTTTTAATGGTCTAAAACGCCTGGTATACTTAAAGGGAGATGCCTTTTTCTCTGTCGCCAAAAACCGCCAAAAACCTTTTTACGTTTATAACAAAACCCTGAAAGTTAAAGTATTAGGCACCAGCTTCTTTGTTAATGAAGCTAAAGCACAGGTGGCGGTAAGAACCGGCAAAGTACAAGTAAATGAAAACCCCGGCAGAAGTTTATTTACGTTGCCCGGTACAAAAAAGGCACCTGAAGTAGTATTAACACCAAACCAGGAAGCCATACTTAACGATACACAGCACCAGATTAGAAAAAGCCTTGTAGCGCAACCAATACCGCTATCTGTTGCTTACCACAGAACGGCTACAGAAGACTTTAATTTCTCTGAAACCCGTTTGTCCCAGGTATTTGAAGTTTTATCAAAAGCGTACGGCATCAATATCCTGATAGAAAACAGCAAAACACAGGAATGTACCTTTACAGGCGATCTGGAAAACAAAGGGCTTTATGAACAGCTTAACCTGATTTGCGCCACAGTATCGGGAACTTATGTAATCAAGGGCACAAGCATTTACGTACAGGCAAAAACCTGCAACTAA